TGCGTCGCCCATCCGGGCTCCACACGGGGTTCCCGTCGTGGTGCACGCTTGGCGCCACATACCGAACCTCAGCACGGTCCCCGTCGTACACCCCCACAAAAGAGTGATCACCCCGATTGCTGACAAAAGCCAAGTCAGAACCATCCGGGGACCACGTCAGCCCGCTGGCTCCACCACGAAGACGCGCCAACCGTCGGGGCTCGGCCCCATCCGCGAGTGGCAACTCCATGAGGTCCCGCCCGCGACTGAAGGCGATCCGGTCACCTCTGGGAGAGAGCGCAAAGCCACCTCCCTCCATGATCTGGGCCGGCACCCCTCCCGCGAACGGGACCAGCCAAATCGCTCGCCCTTCCTCGTCGGGCGTGAAGAGAGGGTCAGGGATCTCGCCCTGGCGATTCGGTGCGCCTCCTCGGACGAAAAGCAGCCGGTCGGCATCGGGCATGAAGACGAGCGAAGCGAGTTCCTGGCCGTCGTCGCCACTATAGTCGGTCAGCTGCCGGCCTTCCCACGATGGGCCTTCAGCGACCCAGATGTTGCGTTCACCTTCTCGATTTTCGAACCACGCGATGCGATCGGCGGTCTGAGAGGCCACCAAGCCCGACGCAAACGAATAGGACATTACGTCGCGGATGGAGAGCGGAGCCTGAGATGCCGCCGGCGTACCAGCCAGGAAGAACACGCCAACGACGAAACCAACCGCCTTCACAAGACGATCCAGCATAAGTGATTCCACGATCTGGGGTTGTGGCTTCCGAATTAGGCGGGCAATCCGTGGCGCGCGACACCGTCTACTGCTTCCACAAAACGGTCGAGCTCAGGCAACGTCGAATAGACGCTCGGGCTCACTCGGATTCCCTGGAACTCGGCATGGTTGATGGACACCGTGATGATCCGGTGTTCACGCCAGAGATAGTCACGTAAGTCGTTGGGCGCGACGCCGACGATTTCAACGTTTGCGATCCCGCAGGCCAGGCCAGGCTTGAGGCTGGTATGGAGTCGCACATTGTCATTCTGAAGAAGCTGTTCGGCCCAGTAATTTCTCAGATAGACCAGTCGCGCGTCCTTCCGGTCCGGGCCGATCCCTTGATGGAACGTCAGAGCTTCCGCAATCGCGAGGTAGTTGGCCGCAGGATGGGTCCCGATCTCTTCGAACTTCCGGATGTCGGTGTCCATCCGCTCCGGCGCGGCCATAAGCGGCCACACCTCCTGGATCTTCTCCTTACGCACGTAGAGCATGCCCGTGCCGTGCGGAGCAAAGAGCCATTTGTGCAGGCTCGTCGAATAGTTGTCGACGTCCAGTTCATCCAATGTGAAGTCGAAGTGCGCAAGCGCGTGCGCACCGTCGATGATCAACGGGATTCCGTGGCGACGTGCCAGAGCGTTCAGTTCGGTGACCGGCAGAATTTGGCCGGTCAAGTTGATCATATGGGACGCCAGGATCGCCTTGGTCTGCGGAGTGATCGCCTGCTCGAACAAGCGGACCACCTCCGCCGGGTCCTCCGCCGGAACCGGAATCTTGATCTGGTTCAGCGTAATGCCTTCCCGTCGCGCCCTCTGCTTGAACGTCGTGATCATCCGACCGTAATCCTGCGTGGTCGTGAGGACCTCGTCGCCCCGATGCAAATCGATGCCCAGTTGCATGGTCTGCAGGCTCTCTGACGCGTTCCTCGTAAAAGCGATCTCTTCGGCGTCCACACCCCACTGCCGGGCCATCCGCTCGCGGACCCCCTCACGTTGAGGCTCAAGGATCTCCCACATCGTGTAGGAGGGGGCGAGGTTTGAGAAATCCAAATGGCGCTTCATGGCATCCTGAACCCAACCGGGTGAAGGACTGACACCGCCATTGTTCAGATTGACCAGGGTCCGGTCCACGGTGAAGGCGCGCGCCACCTCAAACCAAAAATCCTCGTTGCGTGCGATGTCCGCAGCGAGCCCGGGATGCGCCCGGAGTGACGCTGCGACGTCGGTTGCACTGGCACGTAATTCAGACGGCCGAAATCCTACTCCGGCAACTGCTGCGAGGGCAGGAAATGACGCGGCTCCGAGGAATTGACGGCGACTGTGCATCGGGTCCTCCACTATGTGGTCTGAGTTGAGCTCAGGATACGCCCCGCCCGGCCCTGTGTCCAACGACTACTGGGTCGATTCGGTCAACGATCTCATTACTTTCCGTGTTCATCGGGCGAGACACAGGTGCGTGGGTCGGAACATCTGTCGTCGGGTGTCCTAGATGGTTGCGCGCGGCTCAATCCTAAAAAACCCAACTCTGTTCGGAATAGATGCGATTTCTACGTCTCATTCTCGCAGCACTCATTCTGTCAGCGCCGGCCGTGCTTTCGGCCCAGGCGACTCAGGACTCCACTCGTGTGGACTCCACACGAGTGGCACGCCAGTACGATATCAAGGGGCTGACCATCAGCGTGCCGCGGCCTGCCCTCACGACAGGCGGATCGAGTGCTGTCGAAATGCGCTTGGATTCACTGCGTTCGGTGCCCGCCCCGACCATGGAAGACGTCGTGCGCGCGATGCCCCTCCTGGTCATTCGCCAAAACAGCCGCGGAGAGTCTCAGCCCTCTATTCGTGGATCTGAAGAACGGCAAATCGGCATTTTTCTGGACGGAGTGCCGCTCACGGTGGGGTGGGATCACCGGACAGATCTGTCCATCATCCCACTCACCGCGGCGCAGGGGATCCGGCTGATAAGGGGACTCTCGTCCGTGCTCTACGGACCCAACACGCTGGGTGGGGTCATCGAAGTCGATGTTGCCCGAGTCCCAGGCAGCATCGAAAGCGTGAATCCGATGGATGTCGGCATTTCGGTGAACGAATCGGGTGGGACGAACATCGCCGTGGGTGCGGCCCATCTCATAGACCGAGACGAGACCCAGTGGCTGTTTCGGGCCGGGGCTGGCTTCAGTGACCGCCCCGGTTACACCGTGCCCAACGGCGCCTCGGACGACCCGGACATCCGGCCTGAGTTCCTGCGGAACGCAGACGGCCTGCGGCTGAATAGTGACACGAGGAGAATGGACGCCTATTTCGCGGCTCGGGTGCGAGGGGAGGACGGTGGTTGGGCCTCGCTCGCCACGACGGCGTACGACGTCGAACGCGGCGTCCCGCCGGAAGCACATCAGGACGAACCACGCTTCTGGAGGTACCCCGAGCAGACCCGCCTCCTCACAGCACTCTCGTTTGGGACCGGCTCGCGGTCCACGGGGTCGGGCAGGGGCGATGTCGAGGTCAGTCTCGGCATGGACTTAGGCAGCACCCGAATCGACCAATACGATACGGGGGCTTTTCAGTCCGTCGTGGAGCGTGAGGATTCAGACGACCGTAACCTGTCGTTCCGGCTCGAGGGTGAGCACACACTCGGGGACCAGGGAGACTTCCGCGCCTCTGCGACGTACGCGGATGTGAATCACGACGAAGTACTCACGCCAGGAGGGTCAAGCGAATTTCGCCAAAGGCTTTGGAGTCTGGGTGCCGAAACGGAATGGAAGCTCGGGCCGACGGACGGGACCCGCCTGTCGCTCGGAGCGGTGCTCGACGGTGCCGATACCCCGGAGAGCGGGGACAAGCCTCCACTCGCGCGCCTAAATGACTTCGGTGCCCGGATCGGGATTAGTTCGTTGTTGAGCGGGGGCCTCCTCGTGCATGGAGGCGCGAGCCGGCGGGCCCGCTTCCCCTCGCTTCGCGAACTCTATTCAGGCGCCCTCGGGCGCTTCATCCCGAATCCGTCGCTCGAGGCCGAGATCATGTTGGGAGCCGAAGGCGGATTCACAGTCCACACCGGCGATCTCGAGATTCAGGTCGTAGGATTCCATCAGCGGCTCGCAGATGGAATCATTCGGACGACCGTAACTGACGATTCTGGCACACGGCTCTTCAAGCGTGTGAACCAGGACCAGATCCAGAGCACGGGCATCGAGATGCTGGCGATCGGCACCTTGGGGGTCGCGACGATCTCCACGGACCTCACGCTGCAGCACGTGCGTGGAGTGGAGCCCGACGGGACACGAATCGAGCTGGAGTATGAGCCGTCAGTGACAGGGAAGTTCTCTCTGGAGAGCCCCTTGGGGGGCGGTTACAGGGCCGCATCGGACTTCCGCTTCGTAAGCGATCAGCGGTGCGCGAACCCTGAGATTGGGGGGCTACAATCGTTCGGGGCCAGCGGATCGGCTGACTTCTCGCTGCGAAAGATCTTCCAGTTTGGTGGCCGTGGAGCCTTGTCGCGTGTGGACGCCTCTGCGAGCGTGCGGAATGCTACGAACTCGACTTCCTACGATCAGTGCGGTCTTCCACAGCCCGGCCGTACCCTCCAGGTGCAATTCCGCGTCTGGTAGAGGGGGCGTCACATGATCCGAGTGACCTTTCTCGGCACCGCTGCATCTCGTCCCACGGTGGGCCGAAATGTGAGCGCGATCGCCGTCCAGCGAGAAGGTGACCACTACCTCTTCGACTGCGGTGAGGGGACCCAGCGTCAGATGATGCGGTACGGTACCGGCTTCTCAGTTCGAGCCATTTTCGTGACGCATACGCACGCCGATCACTTCCTCGGGATCACTGGACTGCTCCGGACCATGGCGCTGCAGGGCCGCACCGAAACTCTGGACATCTATGGGCCTCCCGGCTCGTCCAGAATTTTGCGGGACGCCGTCGCATTGGGAAATGATCGGGTCGGCTTTCCGGTAGAGGTCCATGAAGCTCCTCCCGGACATGGCTTGGTTCTCGACGAATACAGAATCGAGGCCTTCGAAGTCCAACACGGAACGCGTGCGGTCGGCTGGGCTCTTATTGAAGAGGATCGCCTGGGTCGCTTCGATGTGGAGCTAGCCAGGGAAATGGGCGTACCTGAAGGGCCATCCTTCGGTAAACTCCACAAGGGCGAGGACGTCGAAGTCGACGGCAATACGGTGAGAGCTGCCGACTTGGTCGGCGCCGCGCGGCCGGGCAGGACCGTCGTATACACAGGAGACACGAGACCCGCTGACTCAACCGTTTCTCGCGCGATGGGTGCGGATCTTTTGATCCACGAAGCGACGTTCGAAGAAAAAGAAAAGGACCGCGCCGGAGAGACATTTCATTCTACGGCGGCGGGCGCGGCCGGCATCGCGAAACGAGCTGGAGTCCAACGTCTCGTCGTCACGCACCTATCGGCTCGGTACTCGGACGACTCGTCCCCCCTGAAGGACGAGGCAGTCGAGATCTTTGCGGACTCGAAAGTGGCGAAGGACGGTCTCGTCATCGAGATCCCGTTCCGCACTGAGATGAAGCGCGCCGGCTCGTGACTGCGTTTCTTGCTGATCTCATCAAAGGCCCGACCCCGGAACCGGTTCATGCGGCGCTTCGTCAGCGCTGGGACGTCGGGGGCCTCCTTCACCTGGAGGGTCCGTTTGCCCGCGTCGACGTTCACTGAAGGAACATGAGGAGATCTTCATGTCCTGCGTCACGAGAGACCCAATTCTCTCCCGAGTGGATCTGATCTATGTCGTCGACCCCGAAACGAACTGAGTCCAGTTTCCGCCGGATCGCGGTAATCGGGTTGGGCGCGATGGGTGGCTCGTTCGCCCGTGCCGCCACGGCTACGACGTCGGCCGAGGTGGTCGGGTGGTCTCCGGATCCCGCTGAGCGCCTCTCCGCCGTTGATGCAGAAGCGGTGGCCGCAGCACCCGAACGCTGGAGCGATGCGGTCGCGGGGGCTGACCTCGTGATGCTCGCCATTCCCCTGGGACCGACATGCAAGATGATGGCAGAGTTGGCATCGACTCTTGAACCCGCCGTGGTCGTAGCGGACGTGGCGAGTCTCAAGGGCCCGGTCGCCGAGGCTGCCGCAGAGGCCGGACTCACTCGGCGGTGGGTCGGGTGTCACCCTATGGCTGGCGTTGCCGAGTCTGGGTTCGCGGCATCGAGCCCCACGCTGTACGACGGAGCCACTGTTTGGATCACGAACGACCCGGAAGCCGAAGATTCCGCTGACCGAATGCGCACGCTATGGGCCCGGTTCGGGGCGACACCTCAACAAGCGGATCCCCACGAGCACGATCGCATGATCGCTTTGGTCAGCGCGCTACCCCAGCTCACGGCCAACGCTCTGGCGACGACGTTGGCAGAAGCAGGCATCGGCCCGGAACAACTCGGGTCAGGCGGTTCGGACATGACGCGTCTCGCCACATCCAGCCCGGACATATGGATCGACATTCTTTCAGCGCTCCCGGAAGACCTGGTTGTGGGACTCCGGCTCCTTGGGAAAACCGTCAGCGACCTGACCGACGCCGTGGAGGGTGGGGACATGCAGGAGGTGCGCGAAGCCATGATGCGATCCGCGAAGTGGAAGGCCGGCTCGTGAGGATCACAGTGCCAGGCGATAAGTCGCTTACCCAGCGAGCGCTGATTCTGGCATCGATTGCGTCCGGAACGAGTTCGCTTCGCGGCCTCTTGTTCGGCGGCGACGCTGAATCGACCGCCAATGCACTGAGGGCTATGGGTGCCAATATCCCGCCGATCCCTCAAGACGGAGGTGCGATCGAAGTTGAGGGCGTTGGGCTCGATGGGTTGGCCACCCCAGATGCGCCTCTTGATCTAGGAAACAGCGGGACGGGCACGAGGCTCCTCCTGGGACTGTTGGCAGGAGCGGGGGTGGGAGCGACGCTTACCGGGGACACATCGCTCCAAAGCAGACCCATGAAGCGGGTGACCGCCCCGCTCTGTGCGATGGGCGCTTCGTTCGAATTTCTGGAGGAGCAGGACCGGCTTCCGCTCACGATCACGAGTGCGGCTGGGCTCTCCGCGGTCGATTGGCCGAGTCATGTCGCCAGCGCTCAGGTGAAGAGCGCGATTCTCCTCGCCGGACTGACGGGCCACACATTCGTTCAGGTCACCGAACCCCGTCGCTCCCGAGACCACTCTGAGCGTATGCTGAATCAGCTCGGTGTCTCGGTGATTTCGCATGCTGTCGCTGGCGGATGGCGTGTCGAGCTCAGAGATCCTCCAGCGCAGATCGAGGCCTTCGACTTCGCCGTACCCGGTGACATTTCCTCTGCAGCTTTTGTGCTCTCCCTCGCTGCACTGGGCGCCACGCAGGACGTTCTGACCGTGGAAGGCGTCGGACTCAACCCGACCCGGACGGCGTTTTTGGATGTACTTCGCCGGATGGGTGTCGACCTCAACATCGCCCTGAGACCAGACAGCGGAGCGGAGCCCGTGGGCACGATCTCTGCGGAATCAGCCGATCTGCGTGCCACGGTGATCGCCCCCGACGAAGTACCTCGACTAATCGACGAGCTTCCGCTGGTGGCGATCTTGGGTGCACGTGCCAAAGGGACGACGATCATCCGCGACGCGTCGGAGCTCCGGACCAAGGAGTCCGATAGGATCTCGGCGCTCGTCGAGAACCTCCGAGGGTTAGGCGTCTCGGTCGAAGAGTTTGCAGACGGACTGGCGGTCGAGGGCTCTCGGGAACCTCTGTCTGGCCGAGTTAAGTGCTTTGACGATCATCGCATCGCGATGGCTTTCGGCGTTCTCGGAGCCCAACCGGGTAACTCAATAGAGATCGATGACCCCGATGCAGCCTCGGTGAGTTTCCCTGGATTTTGGGAAATGCTCCACAACGTTTCGACAGAGGGAGGGGAATGACGCGCGAAGGCCCCGTCGTCACGCTGGACGGGCCAGCAGGCTCAGGTAAGTCCAGCACAGCGAAAGAGGTCGCCAAGCGACTGTCCTTCCGGCACCTCGACTCTGGGGCCTTGTACCGCGCTCTAACCCTGGCGCTTACGCAAAGAGGGGTAGCGCAGGAGGAATGGCCGCGGTTGACCGAAGCCGATCTTGGGGCGCTCGACGTAGACATCACACCGACAGACGATGGCTTCCAGGTTCTGGTGTCTGGTCAGGTGGTCGACGCCGAGCTACGCACGCAGGAGGTCACGGAGGGTGTGTCTCATCTCGCGAAACTGCCGGCCGTACGAGCCATCTTGTTAGACCTCCAGCAACGCGCCGGTGAGTGCGGGAGACTTGTCGCGGAGGGGCGTGACATGGGCACCGTCGTATTCCCAGACGCCGAAGTGAAGGTGTACCTCGTGGCCGACGTTGCTGAACGAGCCAGGCGACGCCTGTTGGACGAGGGCGCGACGGACGACGACCCAGCCGAACTCCACCGTCAGATCGAGGCGATTCGTGCCCGTGACAGTCGAGATTCGGAACGTGAACTTTCACCACTGAAGAAAGCCGAAGACGCCGTTGAAATCGATACCACAGGGCTCACCTTCGACGCCCAAGTGGCCGCGGTTGTCCAACTGGTTCTCCGATTGACTCCATCTTAAGCCGTATCTAGCTTTCCTGGCTGTCATCCTTTCACGTACACCCTAACCCGCGCTCGTCCCCCGAGCCCGGCAAAGCGCCGCCTCGATTTCTCTCGAGAGTGGCCGCAGGATACCCATGACTGAGAACGAAACCCCCGATGTCGACCCGACGGACGAACTCCCTGAGGGAGTAGAGGTTGTTGTCGACGCGATGACCGGCGAAGTCACCACCATGACTGCCGAAGAACTCGCCTCCGAAGAAGCCGCTGAGGAGGCTGCAGAAGCTGCTCGTGCAGCCGCACTCGCCGCTATGCCAGACGGCATCTCACCGGAACTCTTCCACGATCCGTACGGCGAAGAGCCGCTGTCGACCTCGAAGGAGGAGTTCGAAGCTCTCCTCCTGGAGTTCAGTGCGGACTTCCAGGAGTTCCGTGAAGGCGAAATCGTCAACGCGAAGGTCCTCCGTGTTACGGATGCTTCCGTCATTCTCGAGTTCGGCTTTAAGAGCGAAGGCTCGGTCGCACTCGACGAATTCAAGGACCCGCCCGAGGCAGGCGACGACGTCGAAGTTCTCCTTGAGAGCCTTGAAGACGACGACGGTGTTGTCGTGCTCTCTAAGAAGAAGGCTGACTTCCTCCGCGTCTGGGAGAAGATCCGCGAAGCACACGATGCGGATCGCCCGGTGAAGGGAACACTCGTTCGCAAGATCAAGGGTGGCGTTACCGTCGACCTCATGGGCGTCGACGCCTTCCTCCCGGGCTCGCAGATTGCTCTGCGCCGGGTTCCGAACATCGAGGACCTCATTGGCGAGGTCTACAAGTTCAAGATCATCAAGCTCAACAAGCGTCGCCGGAATATCGTTGTTTCGCGTCGCGTGATTCTCGAGGCCGAGCGCGAGACGAAGCGCGAGACGCTCGTGAAGGAGCTCTTGGTCGGTCAGGTCCGCGAGGGTCAGGTCAAGAACATCACCGACTTCGGTGCGTTCATCGATCTGGGCGGCCTGGACGGACTGCTCCATATCACGGACATGTCGTGGGGCCGCGTTGGGCACCCGTCCGAGGTCGTCGACATCGGCGCTGGGCTGGACGTGAAGGTTCTCGACATCGATTGGAACCGCGAACGGATCTCGTTGGGGCTCAAGCAGCTCCTCCCGTATCCGTGGACGGACATCGACAAGAAGTACCCGGTCGGTTCGCGTGTGAAGGGCAAGGTCGTCTCGATCACGAACTACGGTGCCTTCGTCGAGCTCGAGAAGGGCGTCGAGGGTCTCGTGCACATCTCCGAGATGTCGTGGACGCGCAATGTGCGTCACCCCTCGAAGGTCGTGTCGATTGGTGAAGAGATCGAAGCTGTGGTCCTCAAGGTCGATCCGAACGACGAGAAGATTTCGCTCGGTATGAAACAGATCGAAGAGGACCCGTGGTTGTCGCTGCCGGTGAAGTACCCGACCGGCACCAAGCTGGCCGGTACGGTCCGCAACCTGACCTCGTTCGGTGCGTTCGTTGAGATCGAGCCGGGAATCGATGGTCTGGTGCACGTTTCGGACATGAGCTGGACCAAGCGGGTCGAGCACCCGTCCGAAATCGTCCAGAAGGGTCAGGACCTCGAAGTCATCGTCCTCGACGTGGATGCCGAGAACAAGCGCATCTCCCTCGGTGTGAAGCAGATCGCGGACGATCCGTGGCCTGCGATCTCCGAACGCCTCGCGCCGGGAGTCGAGCAGGATGGATCGGTCGTCCGCGTGCAAGACAAGGGCGTCGTTGTCGACCTCGGAGACGATGTCGAAGGCTTCGTGCCGGCAGCGAACACTGGCATTGAAGACGTCGAGAAGCTCGAGGAGTACTACGGCGCCGGTGACTCGGTCAGCCTACGTGTGATCGAGTCGGATGGGGCCAACCGCCGCATCGTGCTTGAGGTGACGGAAACGCCTGAGCGTAAGCCGCAGGAAGAGATCGAAGCGGCACGCCTCGCTGCAGCAGCTGCGATCGCCGCGAAGGCCGAAGCCGAGGGCGGACCGGACGACGAGGAGGACTTCCAGAAGAAGGCCGTCGTACCGAAGCCGGAAGTGGCTGAGGTGTCTGACGGAGAAGCCGCAGTGCCGAGCGGGCTGGAATCTGCAGCGGCAGCCGCGGGAGCGGATGCAGCGGCAGCTGAGTCAGCAGCCGAAGCCGCGGAGGCACCTGAAGCTGAGGGAGAAGCCGAAGAGGCACCTGAAGCCGAAGAGGCGCCTGCAGCTGAGGCGGAAGCTGAAGAAGCACCTGAAGCTGAGGCGGAGGCTGAAGCTGAGCCTGAAGCTGAGGCGGAAGCGGAGGCTGAAGCGGAGGCTGAAGCTGAAGAAGCACCTGAAGCTGAAGCTGAGCCTGAAGCCGAAGCGGAAGAGACAGCTGCCGACGACGTCGAGGAAGGCGCCAAGGAGGAGTAACGACTTGTCTCTAGTGACACGCTACCTCCGAAACGCCCGGACGCTTAATGCGTCCGGGCGTTTCCTGTGGCTCCTAGTACTACTCGGAGCCTGTCAGGTGTCAGGAATGTCCACTGCGGAACCGGCCCGGGACATGGGCCCCGCAGACCCAGTCATCACCGACGCCCCAATCTCGTCGGGTGACGTCGACCGAGCCGCGCAGATATTTGCACAGGCTCGTGAGGCGTTCGCCGTCGGTCGGCTCGATGTCGCAGCCGAGCTCGCGGACCAAGTCATTGATGAGTATCCGAGCAGTGCGGTGTCGGGGCGGGCGCTCATTCTGCGGGCACAGGTCGCCCGTGACGGAAAGGACGCTGCAACGGCCGATGCGTCCGCGGAGCGATACATCTCGCTACTCGCAGCAGACGACTCACGCATTGCTGCCGCACGACTACTCCAGGCCGAGGCCTTCGTGGACGATGCGTCGGCGCGGGTCGACCGCCTCATGCGGATCCCGCACACAGTGCCCAGGACCGAATTGGATCGCGCGACGCGAATGGCGCGTGAAGCGGTGGGGACTCTCGTTGAAGCGGACGTGGTCTCGGGCCTTTCTCGGACGTCCGACGACGCGCCACTCCGGTGGGTCCTGGAGATCCGAGCCGGTGTGTTGGCCCTAGAGGCCGGTGACGACGCAGCGGCCACCGCCTTTGCGGAGCGAGCGCTCGTGCTGGGTGCCGCTGGGCCGGATTCAGTGATTGCAGAAGGGCTCCGTCGAGGTGAACTGCCGGGGGACGGGGGCAGGCAACGCGTGACGACGCTCGAGATCGCCACCGTCCTCCCAACTGGAGGTCCGCCGGCCTTAGCCAACTACGCGGCTCTCGTGGCTGAAGGCGTCGAAGTCGCAGCGGCTTCTGTGCTGGGCCGCCGATTCGATGTCCGCGTGACAGCCAAGGACGACCAAGCTGATCCGGCTCTGGCCGGTACGCTCGTTCGTGAGATTGAGCGGGGATCTGCGGTCGGGATCGTTGGCTTTCTAGAAGATGCGTCGCTCGAAGCGGGAGGGCGCGCGCGAACACGCGATCTGCCGCTGATTTCACCGACTGCCCGTAGCGCCTCACGTGCTGGGGATGGTGCCTATTCGCTTGAAGGACCGGACCCGTTGGCGGCGGCCTCGATGGCGCACTACGCTGCGGATGAGGGATACCTACGCGTCGCGATCGTCCACTCCGACGCATTAGAGTCGGTGGCGGAAGCAGATGCCTTCGAAGCGACCATGCAAACGCTTGGGATCCCGGTCGTGGGGCGATACGGATACCCTCTTGGGGTCACGAACTTCGAGGACCAGATCCTCGGGGCCCGTGACGCGCTCCGCCGGGCCGAGATCGCTGCCCTGGAACTCGGGGAAGAAGACACCCTCCATGTGGAACTGCTCGAGCCCGTCGCGGTGTTCGTCCCGATTCCGACGGAAGACGTCGAATTAGTGGCACCACAGATCACTCATTACGCCTTGGACACGCTCGCCATCGCCGTCCTAGGCACTTCGGCGTGGACCGATCCTCAGGTGCTTGCTGATGTGGACTCGCGTCACACAAATGGCGTGGTAGCCACGGCACCGGAAGGTCGAGGCACTGGCTCTGCCGGCGCCGGGCGCTTCCGTGAGGCTTACGAGGCCCACTTTCAGCGAAGTCTGGTCTCGTCCGTACCAGCAGTTGGCTACGACGCGGCCTTGCTCCTCCTTGAGGGGCTTAGGCCCGGCCCCTCGTCCCGACGGCAACTCCGAGCGAACATGGAGCAACTCCGCGATATCGAAGGCGCCACAGGTGTCTTCTCCGTGATCGACGGAATAGTGGTGCGCCGCTCGGAAGTCGTTTATATCGACAACGGTACCCTCATCCCGATCGGATAGAGACCTGATGTCCATCCACGAAAAGCTGGACCGACTCGACGAACTCCGCCGCTCAGCCGAAGAGGGTGGGGGCGCAGCCCGCCTGGAAGCGCAACACAAGCGGGGAAAACTCTCGGCCCGGGAACGTCTCGACCTTCTACTCGACGAGGGCTCCTTCGTTGAGTTGGACAAGTTCGTCACGCACCGATCGACCGATTTTGGGCTGGAGGACCAACAATACCTGGGTGACGGAGTCGTCACGGGTTACGGCACGGTTCACGGTCGCCTGGTTTACGTCTTCAGCCAGGACTTCACCGTTTTCGGAGGGTCTCTCTCAGAGACGCACGCCGAGAAGATCGTGAAAATCCAGGAGATGGCTCTCAAGAATGGCGCCCCCATCATTGGGTTGAACGACTCGGGAGGAGCCCGTATCCAGGAGGGTGTCGTCTCTCTGGGCGGTTATGCCGACATCTTTCTACGAAACACACTGGCTTCGGGCGTCATTCCGCAGATCAGTGTGATTTTGGGTCCATGTGCTGGTGGAGCTGTGTATTCGCCTGCCATCACGGACTTCATCTATATGGTCCGAGGCACGAGCTACATGTTCGTGACCGGCCCGAACGTGGTGAAGACTGTGACGCACGAGGACATCGATATGGAAGGTCTGGGGGGCGCGGACGTTCACGCGTCCAAGTCGGGTGTCGCCCACTTCGCACTGGACTCAGAGCCCGAGTGCCTCGGTGCGGTGCGAGATCTCGTGAAGTACCTCCCGCAGAACAACATGGAGCTCCCAGAGTCTCTCGAGACCTCCGATCCACATGACAGACAGGACGAGAAATTACTCGAGATCGTGCCAGATAACCCTAATCGCCCCTATGACATGAGAGATGTCATTGGTCGCGTAGTTGACCACGGGGATTTCTACGAAGTTCACAAAGACTTCGCAGGAAATATCCTCGTCGGATTCGCGCGGCTTGGTGGTCATTCTGTGGGAATCGTAGCGAATCAGCCTTCGGTCCTCGCCGGAGTATTGGATATCGATTCATCCGACAAAGGCGCTCGCTTTGTCCGCTTCTGTGACTCGTTCAACATACCGATCGTCGTGTTCGAAGACGTACCTGGGTTCCTGCCCGGCGTAGCTCAGGAGCACGGCGGAATTATCCGCCATGGAGCCAAGCTCCTCTACGCCTTCGCAGAGGCGACCGTGCCCAAGATCACCGTGATCACACGGAAAGCGTACGGTGGTGCCTACGACGTCATGAATTCCAAACACATCAGAGGCGACATCAATCTCGCTT
The nucleotide sequence above comes from Longimicrobiales bacterium. Encoded proteins:
- a CDS encoding TonB-dependent receptor, which produces MRFLRLILAALILSAPAVLSAQATQDSTRVDSTRVARQYDIKGLTISVPRPALTTGGSSAVEMRLDSLRSVPAPTMEDVVRAMPLLVIRQNSRGESQPSIRGSEERQIGIFLDGVPLTVGWDHRTDLSIIPLTAAQGIRLIRGLSSVLYGPNTLGGVIEVDVARVPGSIESVNPMDVGISVNESGGTNIAVGAAHLIDRDETQWLFRAGAGFSDRPGYTVPNGASDDPDIRPEFLRNADGLRLNSDTRRMDAYFAARVRGEDGGWASLATTAYDVERGVPPEAHQDEPRFWRYPEQTRLLTALSFGTGSRSTGSGRGDVEVSLGMDLGSTRIDQYDTGAFQSVVEREDSDDRNLSFRLEGEHTLGDQGDFRASATYADVNHDEVLTPGGSSEFRQRLWSLGAETEWKLGPTDGTRLSLGAVLDGADTPESGDKPPLARLNDFGARIGISSLLSGGLLVHGGASRRARFPSLRELYSGALGRFIPNPSLEAEIMLGAEGGFTVHTGDLEIQVVGFHQRLADGIIRTTVTDDSGTRLFKRVNQDQIQSTGIEMLAIGTLGVATISTDLTLQHVRGVEPDGTRIELEYEPSVTGKFSLESPLGGGYRAASDFRFVSDQRCANPEIGGLQSFGASGSADFSLRKIFQFGGRGALSRVDASASVRNATNSTSYDQCGLPQPGRTLQVQFRVW
- the rnz gene encoding ribonuclease Z; translation: MIRVTFLGTAASRPTVGRNVSAIAVQREGDHYLFDCGEGTQRQMMRYGTGFSVRAIFVTHTHADHFLGITGLLRTMALQGRTETLDIYGPPGSSRILRDAVALGNDRVGFPVEVHEAPPGHGLVLDEYRIEAFEVQHGTRAVGWALIEEDRLGRFDVELAREMGVPEGPSFGKLHKGEDVEVDGNTVRAADLVGAARPGRTVVYTGDTRPADSTVSRAMGADLLIHEATFEEKEKDRAGETFHSTAAGAAGIAKRAGVQRLVVTHLSARYSDDSSPLKDEAVEIFADSKVAKDGLVIEIPFRTEMKRAGS
- a CDS encoding prephenate dehydrogenase, which gives rise to MSSTPKRTESSFRRIAVIGLGAMGGSFARAATATTSAEVVGWSPDPAERLSAVDAEAVAAAPERWSDAVAGADLVMLAIPLGPTCKMMAELASTLEPAVVVADVASLKGPVAEAAAEAGLTRRWVGCHPMAGVAESGFAASSPTLYDGATVWITNDPEAEDSADRMRTLWARFGATPQQADPHEHDRMIALVSALPQLTANALATTLAEAGIGPEQLGSGGSDMTRLATSSPDIWIDILSALPEDLVVGLRLLGKTVSDLTDAVEGGDMQEVREAMMRSAKWKAGS
- a CDS encoding aminotransferase class V-fold PLP-dependent enzyme, with amino-acid sequence MHSRRQFLGAASFPALAAVAGVGFRPSELRASATDVAASLRAHPGLAADIARNEDFWFEVARAFTVDRTLVNLNNGGVSPSPGWVQDAMKRHLDFSNLAPSYTMWEILEPQREGVRERMARQWGVDAEEIAFTRNASESLQTMQLGIDLHRGDEVLTTTQDYGRMITTFKQRARREGITLNQIKIPVPAEDPAEVVRLFEQAITPQTKAILASHMINLTGQILPVTELNALARRHGIPLIIDGAHALAHFDFTLDELDVDNYSTSLHKWLFAPHGTGMLYVRKEKIQEVWPLMAAPERMDTDIRKFEEIGTHPAANYLAIAEALTFHQGIGPDRKDARLVYLRNYWAEQLLQNDNVRLHTSLKPGLACGIANVEIVGVAPNDLRDYLWREHRIITVSINHAEFQGIRVSPSVYSTLPELDRFVEAVDGVARHGLPA